CATTTTCTCCGCCCCGCCCTTCATATGGCGATAGACGATTTCCGCTGCCACCTCTTTCTCCGTCATCCCGGGTTGGATCAGGTGCAGGAGATCCTTAAAGACGCCATCGGTCAGGCGCTGCGCAGCAGCAATCGCCTCGACCTCATCCTCCGACTTTACACCGGCCTGGTTGGTAAGCATCTGGTCGACCGGTACGAATTCGACGCCGTCGAAACGTTCATCCCAGTCCGATCGCCGACTCACCGTAACGTGATCGGCCTGAAAAGCCACACGTCGGCAGCCCGCAAGCAGGTCGCTCTCCGCCAGATAGGCATCGAGCCCATTCGACGAGATGTGAACCATGACGTCATCCGGGACCTCGTTCTCTGCCTGGTCCCGATAGCGACCATCCGTGATGAGGTGTGCGGCGTCCGTTGTGACGACGAGAAGCCCGTTTGACCCGGTAAAACCACTGCTCCACCGAACGTCTGGCGCAAAGTTGACGAGAACGGCGTCTACCTCAAGGTCGTGGAGTCGCCTTTTTACTTTGGGCAAATGCCTCATTGCAATAACGGAGTATCCTTTTCAACGAATGCCGCTCTATAGAAAATGCCGGGACCACCTTCGCAGTCCCGGCATCCACATGGGCCTCGCCCAACTCGATTAGCTAGACTTCGAGGAGCGGCCTGAGTAGTAATTCGGCGACTCCTTCGTGATCTGAATGTCGTGGGGATGGCTTTCGCGGACGCCCGCGGCTGTCGTCCGGACGAACGAAGCGTGATCGTATAGATCGTCTACCGTTTCGCAACCACAGTAGCCCATCGCTGCGCGGAGACCACCCGACATCTGGTGAATCACTTCACTGAGCGTTCCGCTGTACGGTACACGCCCCTCGATACCTTCCGGAACGAGTTTCTTCAGGTCGTCCTCAACGTCCTGGAAGTAGCGATCCTTGCTTCCGGCTTCCATCGCGCTCACGGAGCCCATGCCGCGATAGCTCTTGTATTTCCGCCCCTCGTAAATGATCGTCTCCCCGGGGCTCTCTTCCACGCTGGCGAACAGGCCACCGATCATAACGCAATTGGCACCTGCGGCGAGCGCCTTTGGAATATCGCCAGTCTGCTTGATGCCACCGTCCGCAATAATCGGTACGTTGTGTTCACGCGCTGCGGAGGCGCACTCCATGATGGCCGATAACTGCGGCACGCCAACGCCCGCAACGACTCGTGTCGTGCAGATCGAGCCGGGGCCAATGCCGACCTTCACGGCGTCAACACCCGCTTCGATGAGGTCGAGCGTTCCAGATGCCGTCGCGACATTGCCGGCGACAATTCCGACTTCTTCCTCGAATCGATCGGCAATCTTGGCAACCGTTTCCAGGACGCCCTCCGAGTGGCCGTGAGCGGTGTCGATCGTGATGAAGTCGACCCCGACCTCGACGAGAGCCGCGACGCGCTCGATGACGTCTTCCGTAACGCCGACGGCAGCACCAACCCGGAGGCGGCCATGTTCGTCTTTGCAGGCATTCGGATGCTTGCGGCGCTTCCGAATGTCTTTGAACGTAATCAGGCCTTTCAGATATCCTTCCTCATCGACGACTGGCAGCTTCTCAATCTTATGCCGCTGAAGGATCTGCACGGCTTCGTCGAGCGTGGTGCCGACCGGCGCGGTGATAAGATCGTCCGACGTCATCATCCGATGGATTGGCGTCTCATTCTGCAGCTCGAACCGGACGTCCCGGTTCGTCACGATGCCGACGAGTTTCTTCTGCTCGTCCACGACCGGAATGCCGCCAATGGAATAGTGCGACATCATCCGACGCGCGTCGCCGACCGTATCATGCGGCGAAATCGTAATCGGGTCGAGGATCATCCCGCTCTCCGACCGCTTCACGCGCCGCACCTCGGCGGCCTGGTGCTCGATCGACATGTTTTTGTGCAGAACGCCGCAGCCGCCCTCGCGTGCCATGGCGATCGCCAGGTCCGCCTCCGTCACTGTATCCATTGCGGCCGACAGAATCGGCACGTTCAGCTCGATGTTCTTCGTCAGTTGGCTGGACGTAGATACCTCGCGCGGCATCACGGACGAGCGGCGCGGGACGAGCAGGACGTCGTCGTACGTCAGCCCTTCCCCCTTGATCTTACGATCGAACGCCGCGCTGAGGGCATCGGCATCAGACGAGGTCTCCGGGGGCGAAGTATGATTGATCTCCATGGGGTTCGATTACTTGAGGTTAACGCGTTTGCGGAGCGAGCGTACTTCGTGGGGACGCAACCGACGCCACCGCCCCCGATCCAGTTTGCCAGCGGTGAGACCCGCGTACTTCGGGCGATCGAGCTGTACGATGTCATGACCGAGTTTCTCGAACATGCGCCGCACCTGCCGATTTCGACCTTCGTGGATCTCCAGGGCCACGTCGGTTTTGTTCAACCGCTGATCGATGTAGGTGACCCGATCGGCAGCGGCCAGTCCATCCTCGAGCTCAACACCCGACTGAAGCTCGTCGAGTTCGTGGGGTTTAACCGGCTCGCGGGTGCGAACGAAATAGATCTTCGCGATCTCGTAGCTGGGATGCATCAAACGATGCGCCAGGTCGCCATCATTCGTCAGCAGCAACACACCGGTCGTGTTGCGGTCAAGCCGACCGACGGGAAACATGCCCTTCGGGTTGTCCGACGAAATGCCGGCGGCTTCGAGCACGGTCTTCCGCCCCTTCGGGTCGTCCGTCGTGCTGATCGTATCCTTCGGCTTGTTCAGAAGGATGTAGTCGAAGTCCTTGAGTGAAATCCGGTCGCCATCCACCTCGACGGTCTGGCCCGGGTAGACGCGGGTCCCGTGCTCGGTTACGACCTCCCCGTTCAACCGAACCCGACCCTGTTCGACCAGCTTGTCCGCATCTCGGCGTGAGCAGACGCCCGCATGCGAGATGTACTTATTGATGCGCATGCCGTCCTTTTCGGACGATGTGTGCGGGTTTCCCATCAGCGAACCGTGGTTCGGGTGTTCAGTGGCGTCGGCTTGTTATTAGTTCTTGTACGCCCACGGGCTAACTTGTGCCGCACGTTTCGTGAGTTCACAGGGTTTTGTCGCCGGCCTTGTTCATTCGCATAGAGGTTCTCCTATAAGTCTGTTTCTATACTCATCCGGTGACCTTCACTTCTCGGAACTGATGTGAGGCCATCGTTCGATATAATCCATCTTTAACGACTAATTCTGCATGGGTGCCCTCCTGAACCAGACGTCCAGCCTGAATCACGAGGATGCGGTCGACATCTCGAATCGTTGCCAGGCGATGACTGATGATGAAGGTAGTACAACTGTTCGATAGCTGGTCGAACGAATCTTGAATCCACGCCTCGGACTGTGAGTCGAGAGACGCCGTAGCCTCGTCTAGCAAAAGGATGTGCGCATTTTTGAGTAATGCGCGGGCGACCGCAATGCGCTGTCGCTGTCCTCCACTAAGCCGCACACCCGCTTCACCCGCAGGAGTGTCGTACCCCTCTTCGAATTCAGAAATGAATCCATGAGCGTTTGCAGCACGAGCGGCATTTCGAACTTCTTCGTCGGACGCGTTGAGGCGACCATATCGAATGTTCTCTCCGATCGACGTGGCATGGAGACGCGCTTCCTGTGACACGACACTGATCTGCTTACGAAGGGAGTTCTTCCGCACGTCTCGTATATCATATCCCCCGACCAGAACCCGCCCCGACGTAGGGTCGAAGAACCGTGGAATGAGATTCATCAACGTTGTCTTTCCGGAGCCGCTCGGCCCCACAAGAGCGACTGTCTCCCCCGGACGGACCTCAAAATCAATCTCTTTGAGAACCAGCTGCCCCTGCTCGTACTCGAAGTTAACCCGCTCGAATCGAATAGTCAGACTGGAGTCCAGATCCTATAATTCAGCGGAAGTGCCAAGCGCCTGCAGACACGCCTCAAACGCAGCCTTTTGTCGTTTGGGCCTAGTGAGCAGGTCCTGCATCCAGTCAATCTCCCATCGAAAGAAGCTCCGCCTCCGGCGTCCAGGGGCCTTTTTAGGCTGCGCTTTCGGCGTTTAGGCCCGTTTCTCACCGACCAGATGACTCCACCCAAAGGCCATCACTAATAGCCCAATCAGTCGCCGGTTGCGATCCGGGTTGGTAAAAGCGGTCGCCTCCAGGTCAAGTCCGCGGGACTTCAATGCAGCGAACAGGGTCTCCACCTCCTAGTGACGCCGATCGATTGCCGGGCTGCACGTAGACGCCAACAGGAGAAAGCGGACCTTGAGAGGCTTAATGTCGGTGCTCGCTTGACGCACCATGATCTGGTCCGGAACCGACGCATCGTCGGTTCCGTCGAGCCCTCGAGCGTACATCTTCGCTCAAAGCCCGAGGCCCTCCTCGTCAAGACGCAGACGGCGATTGGCGCACAGACGAATCAGCAACGGGATCGACGCAGTCTGAAGTCGGCGCAGCCACGGCACAGGGACAAACTCGCGGCCGGACGTCACGGACTCCACGTCAGTGGATGCAATGGCGCTGAGCGCCGTCTTCAGGACCTCGATTTGTTTTTCGGACCCAGAGCTAGCTTCCCCTCTTCGCCAGCGTTGGCCATGCCACAAGAAATGCGATACCTCGAAAAGCAATGCCAATCATGAGCACCTTGCCCGAAGCACCACTCGATTCGGTCCAAGACCATTATGTAGGGCGGCTCCTGGGGCACTAGACGGACGAGCAGCGTCGATGGCGCGGGTAGACGACCATCCTAGTCGGCGAGGAAACGGCGAATCCGGTGGTGGGTGGAGGCCAGCCTCCTGGACCCCGGTCTTTCGCGACACGGCGATCCGGCGTAGATTCGTCATCAGTTGGAGCGATGCCAGGTCGAAGCGCTCCATGAAAGTCACCCGCGTCCGGTGCCAGCACAGCGTCCAGTGGAGAATGGTTGTGAGGGAGGTGATGTCTGGCATCTCTGAGCGTGTTGGTTGTGTACGGAGATCGCGAGTGATTTCACGATCTGTATCATCGCGCATCCAGCACTTTCACTGTCGTCGCGTACGGTGGTCGAGCTCACTAAATTTACTTTTCTACGCCAGCTTTTAGACAACTGCATGTTTAAACCCATGTAGTCAAACGTCCTCGGAAGAACGTTCAGCCTTATGCCGGCACCCACGACCAAGAGTAGGAGAGTTACTAAGATAATAGCCGTCTCCTACCGATCAGCGATGCATTTGACGAGGTAGAAATGAGCCTCATCAAGATCGGTCGGGAAACTGTCTATTTATCCTGAAGCGCGTCCCTAGGAGACGACCGAGCAGCATCGAATGCCTGCCAACTCACTGTTGTCAGTGCCACGAGAAGGGCGAGGATACCCACAGCGATGAAAACGAGCGGGCCCGGCTCCGTCCGGTATGCAAAACTGTCGAGCCATCGGTCCATCCCGTACCAAGCCACCGGGACGGCAATAGCGAAGCCTAGAATAACCAGTGCAATGAAATCTTTCGATAGCAATGCAACAATCGACTGTACCGACGCACCTAGCGCCTTTCGTATTCCGATTTCCTTCTTCCGGCGTTCGGCCGTGAACGCCGCCAGCCCCAGCAGCCCGAGGCACGCAACGACTATAGCGAGAAAAGCTGCCGCAGCGAAGATCTTGGCTACGCGCGCCTCCGCATGGTACTGTGCAGCTAGACTACTCGCGAGGAAGTCGTACTCAAAAGAAAGCCCGGAGAACTCTTCCCACAAATCGCGCACGGACGCGATTGTCGACGGCACTTCGGTCCCGGACAGGCGAACTGCAACACGTTTCTGCGCACGGGTTGGCGGCCTTAAGACGAGCGGATATATTTTTTCATGAAGCGACTCGTAGTGGTAATTTTCCGTTACGCCAATGATTGTGGCTCCCCCCGATATGGCGAGACTTTTCCCAACCGCCTGTTCGGGTGTCCAGCCAAAACTGTGGGCCGCGGCGCGGTTAATGAGTATCGCTGAGGAATCCGTTCGCTCCGGCGAGAACGAGCGACCCTCTACCATCGAGATACCGAGAGCATCGGTATAATTCCAGCCCACTGATGTATAGTTTACATTCTGGCTGTCCATGTCAGGGTCAGATGCCTCCACGATGCCATTCCAAAAGAAATCACCGGGCATCGCGTAACTCGACGCAGCCTCTCCTGTCACCCCGGGAAGCCGCTCTAATTCCTGCATAAAGGCGCTGATCTGATCACCCAGCATATCGGTATTCTCAACAACCAGAACGTTCTCTTCCTCAAACCCAAGCCCTGCACCTCGCATGAAGTCTAATTGCTGATGGATAACCGCGGCGCCCGCAAGAACCGCGATCGTTACCGCAAATTGAAATATTACCAGTCCTTGCCGAAATCGACGGCCGCTCTGGCCCTTGGTATAAGTCCCCTGTAGCACATCTGTGGTTTCGAACCGGCTCAACACACAGGCTGGTAGGACGCCCGCAGCAAATCCGACGATCACTGCAAGGACCGGCAGGGCAAAGACCCATCCGGCTCCGAGGACCGACCACAGCGACACGTCTTTTCCGCTGATAGCATTTAAGAATGGCATTCCGGCCCATGCTATAAGCACCGCTAGTATCGTAGCGGCTCCACTCATCACAAACGCCTCACCAAGAAACTGCCCCGCGAGCTGTTCGCGACGTGCACCCAGGGCCTTTCTGACTCCGACCTCATTAGCTCGCTCGCTCGACCTAGCCGTGGCAAGATTTGTAAAGTTGATGCAGGCGAGAATAAGAACAAATACAGCAAGGCCTCCAAATAGCCAGACATACAGAATGTCGCTTTGAGATCCCCCGGGCATTGACATGACCGTTACCGGAACTCCCTGACCAAGATGGATCCCGGTAAGCGGCTGTAGGTGCGGGATGAACGCGCTCCCTTTCGCCTCTTCCGGACGAGGAAAAGCGTTCGACACCACATCAATTACTCGCTGTTCTACCTCTTGCTTGGACACACCGTCTTGCAGTTGGACGTATGTGATGTAATCATTGGCAAACCAGGTTGCGTCGTTATTGATGGTTTTCAGAGATACGAGGAAGTCGAATGACAAGCTCGAATTTGAGGGGACATCGCTAAGAACACCAGTCACTTCTAGCGACCGTTCGTCAATCATCAACATTTCCCCGATAGCTGTCTGATTTGGAAAGTACTTTTCCGCCATCGACTCTGTCAGCAAAACCGTTCCAGGTCGTTCGAGCATACTCTCGCCCCTCTTCAGTGGAAAAGTAAACACATCCAAGAACCCCTCGCCGGCGTAAAACACACCCTTTTCTATAAACTTGGCGCTTTCATGATAAACCACCGCTTGCGCGTCCGCAGCGCCAACAGTCGAAACGACCTGCTCGATTCCTCGCACACTTCCTTCAATAGCCGGCGCAAGCGCCGACGGGGTGGCTGGTATTGTAGCCTCAATCTCTGGAAGGTCAAACTGGCGCAATACGCGATATGTCCGGTCGCTGCTCTCGTGAAACGAGTCATACGAGAGCTCATCTTGTATCCACAGCCCGATAAGAATAACGGACGCAAGGCCTACGGCAAATCCTCCGACGTTTATCGCGGCATAGCTTTTCCGACGACAAAGAGTACGCAGTGCAATCTTGAAATAGTTACGGAGCATGTGGTGGCGGTTTTAGATTGAGGAAGAACGCTATTAAATCCTTATAACCCAAGGCGAAGTCAAGAACTTGGCGCCCGTACACTATCGTTCTGCGGACAACTGGGCGACTTCTTCGGTCAACAGACATAGGCCTATCAGTAGTTATCACTACTAACATCTTAAGGTTAATATTGTAATTTGTACAAATTGATAAGCATAATTTATATATGAAATTCATCTATTACATCAATTTTTAGATACACCTTAGACACACTATGCATGAGATATGCCTAGGCATATCTTTATTTATATGGGTGCGGACGTCCTTTTAGGCCCACCTTTACCTTCTCTCACAACGAAAAACACATGGCCATCGTGCCACGCCTAGTAGTGTGATGTAGACCCAGTTTTGTGAACGAAGCAGTCTCCGTGCAGCGCTTCACAAAGTATCGACCGACATTGTTGCTTCTCTCCGAGTGCATTCAAC
This DNA window, taken from Longibacter salinarum, encodes the following:
- a CDS encoding ABC transporter ATP-binding protein → MDSSLTIRFERVNFEYEQGQLVLKEIDFEVRPGETVALVGPSGSGKTTLMNLIPRFFDPTSGRVLVGGYDIRDVRKNSLRKQISVVSQEARLHATSIGENIRYGRLNASDEEVRNAARAANAHGFISEFEEGYDTPAGEAGVRLSGGQRQRIAVARALLKNAHILLLDEATASLDSQSEAWIQDSFDQLSNSCTTFIISHRLATIRDVDRILVIQAGRLVQEGTHAELVVKDGLYRTMASHQFREVKVTG
- a CDS encoding ABC transporter permease, producing MLRNYFKIALRTLCRRKSYAAINVGGFAVGLASVILIGLWIQDELSYDSFHESSDRTYRVLRQFDLPEIEATIPATPSALAPAIEGSVRGIEQVVSTVGAADAQAVVYHESAKFIEKGVFYAGEGFLDVFTFPLKRGESMLERPGTVLLTESMAEKYFPNQTAIGEMLMIDERSLEVTGVLSDVPSNSSLSFDFLVSLKTINNDATWFANDYITYVQLQDGVSKQEVEQRVIDVVSNAFPRPEEAKGSAFIPHLQPLTGIHLGQGVPVTVMSMPGGSQSDILYVWLFGGLAVFVLILACINFTNLATARSSERANEVGVRKALGARREQLAGQFLGEAFVMSGAATILAVLIAWAGMPFLNAISGKDVSLWSVLGAGWVFALPVLAVIVGFAAGVLPACVLSRFETTDVLQGTYTKGQSGRRFRQGLVIFQFAVTIAVLAGAAVIHQQLDFMRGAGLGFEEENVLVVENTDMLGDQISAFMQELERLPGVTGEAASSYAMPGDFFWNGIVEASDPDMDSQNVNYTSVGWNYTDALGISMVEGRSFSPERTDSSAILINRAAAHSFGWTPEQAVGKSLAISGGATIIGVTENYHYESLHEKIYPLVLRPPTRAQKRVAVRLSGTEVPSTIASVRDLWEEFSGLSFEYDFLASSLAAQYHAEARVAKIFAAAAFLAIVVACLGLLGLAAFTAERRKKEIGIRKALGASVQSIVALLSKDFIALVILGFAIAVPVAWYGMDRWLDSFAYRTEPGPLVFIAVGILALLVALTTVSWQAFDAARSSPRDALQDK
- a CDS encoding pseudouridine synthase, encoding MGNPHTSSEKDGMRINKYISHAGVCSRRDADKLVEQGRVRLNGEVVTEHGTRVYPGQTVEVDGDRISLKDFDYILLNKPKDTISTTDDPKGRKTVLEAAGISSDNPKGMFPVGRLDRNTTGVLLLTNDGDLAHRLMHPSYEIAKIYFVRTREPVKPHELDELQSGVELEDGLAAADRVTYIDQRLNKTDVALEIHEGRNRQVRRMFEKLGHDIVQLDRPKYAGLTAGKLDRGRWRRLRPHEVRSLRKRVNLK
- a CDS encoding M24 family metallopeptidase, with the translated sequence MPKVKRRLHDLEVDAVLVNFAPDVRWSSGFTGSNGLLVVTTDAAHLITDGRYRDQAENEVPDDVMVHISSNGLDAYLAESDLLAGCRRVAFQADHVTVSRRSDWDERFDGVEFVPVDQMLTNQAGVKSEDEVEAIAAAQRLTDGVFKDLLHLIQPGMTEKEVAAEIVYRHMKGGAEKMSFDPIVASGPNGALPHARPTDRVLQKGELVVIDMGCFLNGYASDMTRTIAIGAPDEEMKQAYAAVLEAQEAALQVARSGMQASELDAVARDVLASHDLADAFTHSLGHGLGLQIHEWPRVSRNSDSELSEGVVITIEPGVYIPGRFGIRIEDIVVIEEEGCRNLTTSPKDLKQIE
- the guaB gene encoding IMP dehydrogenase; the encoded protein is MEINHTSPPETSSDADALSAAFDRKIKGEGLTYDDVLLVPRRSSVMPREVSTSSQLTKNIELNVPILSAAMDTVTEADLAIAMAREGGCGVLHKNMSIEHQAAEVRRVKRSESGMILDPITISPHDTVGDARRMMSHYSIGGIPVVDEQKKLVGIVTNRDVRFELQNETPIHRMMTSDDLITAPVGTTLDEAVQILQRHKIEKLPVVDEEGYLKGLITFKDIRKRRKHPNACKDEHGRLRVGAAVGVTEDVIERVAALVEVGVDFITIDTAHGHSEGVLETVAKIADRFEEEVGIVAGNVATASGTLDLIEAGVDAVKVGIGPGSICTTRVVAGVGVPQLSAIMECASAAREHNVPIIADGGIKQTGDIPKALAAGANCVMIGGLFASVEESPGETIIYEGRKYKSYRGMGSVSAMEAGSKDRYFQDVEDDLKKLVPEGIEGRVPYSGTLSEVIHQMSGGLRAAMGYCGCETVDDLYDHASFVRTTAAGVRESHPHDIQITKESPNYYSGRSSKSS